The Sedimentisphaera salicampi genome includes a region encoding these proteins:
- a CDS encoding uroporphyrinogen decarboxylase family protein, whose product MNKRDVVKTVLEGKTPPYVPWSYKFTQEANELLVEHFGTEDIDKAADNHIVRLGSDIGFFKELGGGIYQDVFGVKWDRSVDKDIGVVCGQVLKEPSLSGYEFPDPLDKRFFENIENLISKYSDCFRLFEIGFSLYERAWTLRGMENLMMDFLDHPDFVHQLFTKITDYNIAQLEKAAEYDIDAVYFGDDWGQQQGLQMGPKFWREFILPHLKRMYRAAREKGKYVFIHSCGDVDELFDDLIDAGVNCFNPFQPEVMDIFELLERYRGRLTFFGGLSMQKTLPCGTAEDVVIESQRLLKAGAKGGYIFSPSHAVEGDTCLENMLAFIDEAKNQDGFNNEKLKK is encoded by the coding sequence ATGAACAAAAGAGATGTAGTAAAAACTGTTCTTGAAGGCAAAACCCCTCCGTATGTCCCGTGGTCTTACAAGTTTACTCAGGAAGCAAATGAGCTTCTTGTGGAGCATTTCGGCACAGAAGATATAGATAAAGCCGCAGATAATCATATTGTCAGGCTGGGCAGTGATATAGGCTTTTTTAAAGAGCTCGGCGGCGGGATTTATCAAGATGTTTTCGGAGTAAAATGGGACCGCAGCGTTGATAAAGATATCGGCGTAGTGTGCGGACAGGTGTTAAAAGAACCAAGCCTCTCAGGATACGAATTCCCCGATCCGCTGGACAAACGGTTCTTTGAAAATATCGAAAATTTGATTTCGAAATACTCCGATTGTTTCCGCCTGTTTGAAATAGGCTTTTCCCTCTACGAACGTGCATGGACATTGAGGGGCATGGAAAATCTGATGATGGATTTTCTCGACCATCCAGACTTCGTGCACCAGTTATTCACGAAAATAACCGACTACAACATTGCCCAGCTTGAAAAAGCCGCTGAATATGACATAGACGCTGTTTACTTCGGGGACGACTGGGGACAGCAGCAGGGTTTGCAGATGGGGCCGAAATTCTGGAGAGAATTCATACTTCCACATCTCAAGAGGATGTACAGGGCAGCGAGAGAGAAGGGCAAATACGTTTTCATACATTCCTGCGGCGACGTTGACGAGCTTTTTGACGACTTGATTGATGCCGGAGTGAACTGCTTTAATCCGTTCCAGCCGGAAGTTATGGATATCTTTGAATTACTGGAAAGATACAGGGGCAGGCTCACCTTTTTCGGCGGACTCTCAATGCAGAAAACACTGCCCTGCGGAACCGCTGAGGATGTAGTGATTGAATCGCAAAGGCTCTTGAAGGCCGGGGCGAAAGGCGGTTATATTTTCTCTCCTTCCCATGCCGTTGAAGGAGACACCTGCCTTGAAAATATGCTTGCGTTTATCGATGAAGCAAAGAATCAGGATGGCTTCAATAACGAAAAGCTCAAAAAATAA